A DNA window from Dunckerocampus dactyliophorus isolate RoL2022-P2 chromosome 17, RoL_Ddac_1.1, whole genome shotgun sequence contains the following coding sequences:
- the LOC129170215 gene encoding uncharacterized protein LOC129170215: MRMILLLVQLATCCAIGSAINCYQCNLGVSYFTSWDWSTQCTLTPCAAGDQCFITKDTSTGTYQVGCKAGWKDNANTKCCDTDGCNNWLDVAAAPAWKKLEAIKAACSNNNDLKACLKAISSTKTPSCYQCDLGENYFTNWDWSTKCTPTLTKCPAGQQCSITKDTSSSGQVSYKMECKPACKDGTNTKCCDSDGCNNWLDVADPTQQAAVSTACNDTSINLQECLDAIKTKTPRCYSCSGPLGANYFTSWDWSAQCTLTPCAAGDQCFITKDQSAGTYQVGCKAKAACDSDDANTKCCNTDGCNKWLDVGEDADAWKKVEAIKAACSPSSNDPKDCLKAIDPNLISGGGGLAGALGLPLVLAISVIVLVVLG; encoded by the exons ATGAGAATGATCCTTCTGCTGGTGCAGCTGGCCACCTGCTGTGCCATCG GCTCAGCTATCAACTGCTATCAATGTAACCTTGGAGTGTCCTACTTCACCAGCTGGGACTGGAGTACTCAATGTACCCTCACCCCATGTGCAGCAGGAGATCAGTGCTTCATCACCAAAGATACGA GTACAGGCACCTACCAGGTGGGCTGCAAGGCTGGTTGGAAAGATAATGCTAACACTAAGTGCTGTGACACTGATGGATGCAACAACTGGCTGGACGTGGCTGCTGCACCAGCATGGAAGAAGCTGGAGGCCATCAAGGCAGCttgcagcaacaacaacgaTCTCAAAGCCTGCCTGAAAGCCATCTCCTCCACCAAGA CTCCCAGCTGCTATCAATGTGACCTTGGAGAGAACTACTTCACCAACTGGGACTGGAGTACTAAATGTACCCCCACCCTCACCAAATGTCCAGCAGGACAGCAGTGCTCCATCACCAAAGATACGA GTAGTTCAGGCCAGGTCTCCTATAAGATGGAATGCAAGCCTGCTTGTAAAGATGGTACTAACACTAAGTGCTGTGACTCTGATGGATGCAACAACTGGCTGGACGTGGCTGATCCAACCCAACAGGCTGCTGTCAGCACAGCTTGCAACGACACCAGCATTAATCTCCAAGAGTGCCTGGATGCCATCAAGACCAAGA CTCCCAGATGCTATTCATGCTCTGGTCCCCTTGGAGCGAACTACTTCACCAGCTGGGACTGGAGTGCTCAATGTACCCTCACCCCATGTGCAGCAGGAGATCAGTGCTTCATCACCAAAGATCAGA GTGCAGGCACCTACCAGGTGGGCTGCAAGGCCAAGGCTGCCTGTGACAGTGATGATGCTAACACTAAGTGCTGTAACACTGATGGATGCAACAAGTGGCTGGACGTGGGCGAGGATGCTGATGCATGGAAGAAGGTGGAGGCCATCAAGGCAGCTTGCAGCCCCTCCAGCAACGACCCCAAAGACTGCCTGAAAGCCATCGACCCAAACCTCATcagtggtgggggggggctggCTGGTGCTTTGGGCCTGCCTTTGGTCTTGGCCATCAGCGTGATTGTGTTGGTGGTACTGGGCTAA